A genomic segment from Tuwongella immobilis encodes:
- the lpxB gene encoding lipid-A-disaccharide synthase, translating to MHLFISAGEPSGDLHGSNLIHALRQRVPNIRFTGLGGEKMEAAGCPLLDPMANHSVMGYKAVLQNLSYFISLVGRARCEIRKTRPDAVVVIDYPGFHFGLAKRVKPLNIPVFWFVAPQLWAWANWRVRKMQRWVDMVLTTLPFEETWFRDRGVNAKWVGHPYFDELRHQPRDTMFLQSQRQIAGPLIAILPGSRRREVERNLPMQLRAAAKIHASRPDVRFAVASFNDVQAGIAREMVQQQNAIRPIPVEVFQGRTPELIETATACISVSGSVSLELMHALKPAVIHYHISWIDQKIMERALTVPYITLVNLLENQRVYPEYLGNEDRSSEIAEHILGWLNSPSELAAKIAQLQSIRDRVAIPGACSNAADAILERIAELQSNRSRRAAS from the coding sequence ATGCACTTATTCATCAGTGCTGGCGAACCCAGCGGCGATCTTCACGGCTCGAATCTCATTCACGCCCTGCGTCAACGAGTGCCCAACATTCGCTTCACCGGACTGGGCGGCGAGAAGATGGAAGCAGCGGGCTGCCCGTTGTTGGATCCGATGGCCAATCATTCGGTGATGGGATATAAAGCCGTCCTGCAAAATCTTTCGTATTTCATTTCGTTGGTCGGTCGCGCCCGGTGCGAAATTCGCAAAACGCGGCCCGATGCCGTCGTGGTCATCGATTATCCAGGGTTTCACTTCGGTTTGGCCAAACGGGTGAAGCCGCTGAATATCCCCGTATTCTGGTTTGTCGCTCCGCAATTGTGGGCATGGGCGAATTGGCGGGTCCGAAAGATGCAGCGCTGGGTGGACATGGTGCTAACGACGCTGCCCTTTGAAGAGACGTGGTTCCGCGACCGGGGTGTGAACGCGAAGTGGGTGGGGCATCCGTATTTCGATGAATTGCGACACCAACCGCGTGATACGATGTTTCTGCAATCGCAACGCCAGATTGCCGGGCCACTGATCGCGATTCTCCCCGGCTCCCGTCGCCGCGAAGTCGAACGCAACTTGCCAATGCAACTGCGCGCCGCCGCGAAAATCCACGCCAGTCGCCCAGATGTTCGCTTTGCCGTCGCCTCGTTCAACGATGTGCAAGCGGGAATCGCCCGCGAAATGGTACAGCAACAGAACGCAATCCGTCCGATCCCCGTCGAAGTCTTCCAGGGACGCACCCCCGAATTGATCGAAACCGCGACGGCGTGCATCTCCGTATCCGGCTCGGTCAGTCTCGAATTGATGCACGCTCTCAAGCCCGCCGTCATTCACTATCACATCAGTTGGATTGACCAAAAGATTATGGAACGTGCCTTGACCGTGCCGTACATCACGCTGGTGAATCTGCTGGAAAATCAACGTGTTTACCCGGAATATCTCGGGAACGAAGACCGCAGTTCCGAGATTGCCGAGCACATTCTCGGTTGGCTGAATTCGCCCAGCGAATTGGCGGCGAAAATCGCCCAACTCCAGTCGATTCGGGATCGCGTCGCCATTCCCGGCGCCTGCTCGAATGCCGCGGACGCAATTCTGGAACGAATCGCCGAACTACAATCGAACCGCTCCCGCCGCGCCGCCTCGTGA
- a CDS encoding DUF4339 domain-containing protein: MADAEWHVLRHNITEGPLSYSELQRRTIAGTLDRTDLVWQDGLTDWVQAGTIKGLFRAPPPPPKTTSVVAVSANGTTAGRVDPIANRRMISQLRDDSADVQLFWAEAMRVVVRLNPVNIQIHNFLSFINQVVDGTPRHDIARLVQEAMQQVDLTNAAPMLDESLDGITAVGPELIKGYTSELLAVWPKVTQFVQHRWLEDPAKEGESLRQQLRRAVQAHRQDLVVIQNHFRQLQEFHSRYHAIMTRNSVWDYVLGFAAGFFGGGIGAIGAQVWDDWRGKSDTDFAQSFGNAVDQFSGAALSFTQKTEQEVESVVAAFLKDLHSFTQGTISALESVADSKDLTPIYHKLHDPDPADAPDEDGKQFFEIVLSNLRDQKISARSEANIREMLGMR; this comes from the coding sequence GTGGCTGATGCTGAGTGGCACGTCCTGCGACACAATATCACCGAAGGCCCGCTTAGCTATTCGGAACTGCAAAGGCGCACAATCGCGGGCACCTTGGACCGCACCGACCTTGTGTGGCAAGATGGTTTAACCGATTGGGTGCAGGCCGGGACCATCAAGGGCCTGTTTCGGGCACCGCCGCCACCGCCCAAAACGACATCGGTCGTGGCGGTATCAGCTAACGGGACCACAGCCGGTCGCGTCGATCCTATCGCCAACCGCCGGATGATTTCGCAACTGCGGGACGATTCAGCAGACGTGCAGTTGTTTTGGGCTGAGGCGATGCGGGTGGTCGTGCGGCTGAACCCCGTCAACATTCAGATTCACAACTTCCTCAGCTTCATCAACCAAGTCGTGGACGGTACCCCACGCCACGATATCGCGCGACTCGTCCAAGAAGCGATGCAGCAAGTGGATTTGACGAACGCGGCTCCGATGCTTGACGAGTCGCTCGACGGCATCACCGCGGTCGGCCCGGAGTTGATCAAAGGCTATACTTCCGAATTGCTCGCCGTGTGGCCCAAGGTCACTCAGTTCGTGCAGCATCGCTGGCTCGAAGACCCCGCCAAAGAGGGCGAAAGTCTGCGTCAACAACTCCGTCGCGCGGTGCAAGCCCACCGGCAAGACTTGGTCGTGATCCAGAACCACTTCCGGCAGCTTCAGGAGTTCCATTCTCGCTACCACGCCATCATGACCCGCAACAGCGTCTGGGACTATGTGCTCGGGTTCGCCGCCGGCTTCTTCGGAGGAGGCATCGGTGCGATCGGTGCCCAAGTGTGGGACGACTGGCGGGGTAAGTCAGACACCGACTTCGCCCAATCTTTCGGGAACGCGGTGGATCAGTTCAGTGGGGCGGCTTTGTCGTTCACCCAAAAAACGGAGCAAGAGGTTGAGTCGGTCGTTGCGGCGTTCCTGAAAGACCTGCACAGCTTCACGCAGGGCACAATCTCCGCCCTGGAAAGCGTTGCAGACAGTAAAGACCTGACCCCAATCTACCACAAGCTGCACGACCCCGACCCTGCGGACGCTCCGGACGAAGACGGGAAGCAGTTCTTCGAGATCGTGTTGTCGAACCTGCGGGACCAGAAGATTTCCGCTCGCTCCGAGGCAAACATCAGGGAGATGCTCGGCATGCGTTAA
- a CDS encoding DUF1549 and DUF1553 domain-containing protein, which translates to MRIGILGICLIFPGLTSPIRAESPHHWAWQPLRVATPPAVREAGWIRTPVDAWILAQLESAALPHAPQADRRSLIRRITYDLIGLPPTSAEVDAFLADSSPHAWENLVNRLLDSPHYGERWARMWLDVARYADTKGPIFFEEAEFPWAWTYRDYVIESFNRDLSIRDFFREQLAADQLPTGSDRKSFRALGFLTLGNRFLNHLPDIIDDRIDVVSRGMLGLTVSCARCHDHKYDPIPTADYYSLYGVFQASVEPLHLPTIATEPTHRPYRIFAGELRRREQALTAFLEQKATALRRQSLERAADYLLAAQRALSQPRQDDFMFVADANDLNPTMILRWQRLLGRTRKDRDPRMRLWHELSIVPESAWPKRLPELLREHSAESTDPMIWQALQSNPPATLVELARRYATLFQEADRRAWKLADGEPLPEPWRRWHELISGPEAPPTVDPFRFGDLALLPDRPAQAEYRRLRQAVESWRLSAAAAIPRAHTLMDLPNPIEPVIFKRGNPAQPGETVPRQFLALLSGPNRQPFRHGSGRAELADAIVSPQNPLTARVFVNRVWQQHFGTGLVQSTSDFGTRSDPPSHPELLDWLAREFMAQGWSLKWLHRQIVMSATYQQSSRPHPTTWQQDRENRLLGRMPIRRLDWEMIQDSLRRHRGTLDPTVGGPSDRSGWESNRRAIYQHLDRQQVPTLWRTFDFASPDASCPRRDETTTVPQALFFLNHPQIEATARGVLARPEIRSQAVQSRLAAIFAELLQRPPSESESARFHQWLERPSNRDAHWQTIVQAILCSNEWMFLD; encoded by the coding sequence ATGCGAATCGGAATTCTGGGCATTTGCCTGATCTTCCCGGGATTGACCTCGCCGATTCGGGCCGAATCGCCGCATCACTGGGCCTGGCAACCGCTTCGGGTCGCCACTCCCCCTGCGGTCCGTGAGGCGGGTTGGATTCGCACGCCCGTCGATGCCTGGATTCTCGCCCAACTGGAGTCGGCCGCGCTCCCGCATGCGCCCCAGGCCGACCGTCGATCGTTGATTCGTCGCATCACCTACGACCTGATTGGACTCCCCCCCACGTCTGCGGAGGTGGACGCGTTTCTGGCCGATTCCTCGCCGCATGCCTGGGAAAATCTTGTCAACCGGCTACTGGACAGTCCGCATTATGGCGAACGCTGGGCACGCATGTGGTTGGATGTGGCCCGGTATGCGGACACCAAAGGCCCCATTTTCTTCGAGGAAGCGGAGTTCCCCTGGGCATGGACGTACCGCGATTATGTGATCGAATCGTTCAATCGCGATTTGTCGATCCGCGATTTCTTTCGGGAACAACTCGCCGCCGATCAATTGCCAACCGGCAGCGATCGCAAATCGTTCCGGGCATTGGGCTTTCTCACGCTGGGCAATCGGTTCCTGAACCATCTTCCGGATATCATCGACGATCGCATTGATGTCGTGTCACGCGGCATGCTCGGACTGACGGTGAGCTGTGCACGCTGTCACGATCACAAATATGATCCGATTCCAACTGCCGATTACTACAGCCTTTACGGTGTCTTCCAAGCGTCGGTCGAACCCCTGCATCTGCCGACGATTGCCACCGAACCCACGCACCGCCCATATCGCATCTTCGCGGGGGAACTTCGACGGCGCGAACAGGCACTGACCGCATTTCTCGAGCAAAAAGCGACCGCCCTTCGGCGACAATCGCTGGAACGTGCCGCCGATTATCTACTAGCCGCGCAACGGGCATTATCGCAACCGCGGCAAGACGATTTTATGTTCGTTGCCGATGCCAACGACCTGAATCCGACCATGATTTTGCGCTGGCAGCGTCTGCTCGGTCGCACCCGAAAGGATCGCGATCCACGAATGCGACTTTGGCACGAATTGAGCATCGTCCCCGAATCAGCCTGGCCAAAACGACTCCCCGAATTGCTGCGGGAACATTCGGCAGAATCAACCGATCCCATGATTTGGCAAGCACTTCAGTCGAATCCACCGGCCACACTCGTCGAGTTGGCACGACGATATGCCACGCTGTTTCAAGAGGCGGATCGTCGCGCTTGGAAGTTGGCCGATGGGGAGCCGTTGCCCGAACCATGGCGTCGATGGCACGAGCTGATTTCTGGCCCCGAAGCACCACCGACGGTCGATCCGTTCCGATTCGGCGATTTGGCGCTGCTGCCGGATCGCCCCGCACAGGCGGAATATCGCCGACTGCGTCAGGCGGTTGAATCGTGGCGACTCTCCGCAGCGGCGGCGATCCCCCGCGCGCACACGTTGATGGATCTACCGAATCCGATTGAGCCGGTGATCTTCAAACGGGGCAACCCAGCCCAGCCGGGAGAGACGGTGCCGCGACAGTTTCTGGCGCTGCTTTCCGGGCCCAATCGCCAGCCGTTTCGTCATGGCAGTGGCCGGGCCGAGCTTGCAGACGCGATCGTCTCCCCGCAAAATCCGCTGACGGCTCGCGTGTTCGTGAATCGGGTTTGGCAGCAACATTTCGGCACGGGATTGGTCCAATCGACGAGCGATTTTGGCACGCGCAGCGATCCGCCATCGCATCCCGAATTGCTCGATTGGCTGGCGCGGGAATTCATGGCGCAGGGTTGGTCGCTGAAATGGCTGCATCGGCAGATAGTCATGTCGGCAACCTATCAACAATCGAGTCGGCCCCATCCCACGACCTGGCAACAGGATCGGGAAAATCGGCTCCTCGGTCGCATGCCCATTCGCCGATTGGATTGGGAAATGATTCAGGATTCGCTGCGACGACATCGGGGCACGCTCGATCCCACGGTTGGGGGTCCCTCGGATCGTTCCGGGTGGGAGAGCAACCGCCGCGCGATTTATCAGCATCTCGACCGGCAGCAGGTGCCAACGCTCTGGCGGACTTTCGATTTTGCTTCGCCGGATGCGAGTTGTCCCCGTCGTGATGAAACAACAACTGTCCCACAAGCCCTGTTTTTCCTGAATCATCCGCAAATTGAGGCGACCGCACGGGGCGTTCTTGCGCGTCCGGAAATCCGCTCCCAGGCGGTGCAATCCCGACTCGCGGCCATCTTCGCCGAATTGCTCCAACGCCCGCCAAGCGAGTCCGAATCGGCACGCTTTCACCAGTGGCTCGAACGGCCGAGCAACCGCGATGCACACTGGCAAACCATCGTCCAAGCCATTCTCTGCAGCAACGAATGGATGTTTCTGGATTGA
- a CDS encoding phytanoyl-CoA dioxygenase family protein — MQPAPTFQVIPGQDELAGLTRDLRFHPSPVTQPTTLTIDQVQQFNQQGYLKGFRIFSDSEITENRDYFDRLLAKVMAEGGDSYSISSAHLRYGKAWDLLTDHRLVSIVTDLLGPNVIGWGAHFFCKMPGDGKKVSWHQDASYWPLTPSKAVTIWLAIDDADIDNACMRYIPGSHHHGHLTYTLHENDPNQVLNQEVVAAPGMGEPIDVELRAGEISIHSDLLLHGSEVNQSQRRRCGLTLRYCAADVVAHLGWSEKGVVVAGDPPAHWANRSRPNRD; from the coding sequence ATGCAACCGGCTCCCACCTTTCAAGTGATTCCCGGGCAGGATGAATTAGCCGGCCTCACTCGCGATTTGCGATTCCATCCCAGTCCCGTGACACAGCCAACGACATTAACAATCGACCAAGTTCAACAATTTAATCAACAGGGCTATCTGAAAGGATTTCGGATCTTCTCGGATTCGGAAATCACGGAGAACCGGGATTATTTTGATCGCCTGTTGGCGAAAGTCATGGCCGAAGGTGGGGATAGCTACTCGATTTCGAGTGCCCATCTCCGATATGGAAAAGCCTGGGATCTGCTCACCGATCACCGATTGGTATCGATTGTGACCGATTTATTAGGTCCCAATGTGATTGGTTGGGGTGCTCATTTTTTCTGTAAGATGCCAGGCGATGGAAAAAAAGTGAGTTGGCATCAAGATGCGAGTTATTGGCCGTTAACTCCTTCGAAGGCAGTCACGATTTGGCTCGCGATTGATGATGCCGATATTGACAATGCCTGCATGCGTTACATTCCCGGCTCGCATCATCACGGGCATCTCACCTATACGCTCCATGAGAATGATCCCAATCAGGTGTTAAATCAAGAAGTGGTCGCGGCACCGGGGATGGGCGAGCCGATCGATGTGGAATTGCGGGCAGGTGAAATCAGCATTCACTCGGATTTGCTGCTGCATGGGTCGGAGGTGAACCAATCGCAACGCCGTCGCTGTGGCTTGACACTGCGATATTGTGCGGCAGATGTTGTGGCGCACCTGGGATGGAGCGAAAAAGGCGTCGTCGTGGCGGGTGATCCGCCCGCGCATTGGGCCAATCGCTCGCGTCCGAATCGGGATTGA
- a CDS encoding 3-keto-disaccharide hydrolase: protein MIRYGLMIVMLLATVSTVHADDPWQPLFPTKDLLNWELKGYKNPPPDQWYFDGDILKSKVGPGWLSSKAEYRNFKLKFEWKVPEGGNSGVFLRVPTNSPANVSPSSTAVEIQMLDDNSDKYRGKLKPYQYSGGFYHFKPVTKSMFKGANEWNSYEITVNDDRISLLYNGELVNEISAADSAEYAKRPRVGHIGFQNHGTAVQIRNIQIMPLK from the coding sequence ATGATTCGGTATGGCCTGATGATTGTGATGCTGCTGGCGACCGTTTCCACGGTTCATGCCGACGATCCCTGGCAACCGTTGTTTCCAACGAAAGACCTTCTCAATTGGGAGCTGAAAGGGTACAAGAATCCGCCGCCGGACCAATGGTATTTCGACGGTGACATTCTCAAATCCAAAGTCGGGCCGGGCTGGTTGAGTTCGAAGGCGGAATACCGCAATTTCAAGCTCAAATTCGAATGGAAAGTCCCCGAAGGTGGCAATAGTGGCGTGTTCTTGCGGGTGCCGACCAACTCCCCGGCCAATGTCTCGCCCAGCTCCACAGCGGTGGAAATTCAGATGCTCGATGACAACTCAGATAAGTATCGTGGGAAATTAAAGCCGTACCAATATTCGGGCGGATTCTATCATTTTAAGCCGGTCACGAAATCGATGTTCAAAGGTGCCAATGAATGGAATTCGTATGAAATCACGGTGAACGATGATCGAATTTCGTTACTGTATAACGGAGAATTGGTAAACGAGATTTCCGCCGCCGACTCCGCCGAATATGCCAAACGACCGCGGGTGGGTCACATCGGATTCCAAAATCATGGCACGGCGGTGCAGATTCGGAATATTCAAATCATGCCGTTGAAGTGA
- a CDS encoding NHL repeat-containing protein yields the protein MESEYLFPRRMDRRQLMQWAAAGAAAVTMGQWAAAAPGDKSVKIGSGAMTFELQPEWGTLPMGMKYGFGCAVVVDSQDRVYVTSRSTSPCVAVFDKEGKLLETWSKDFADSVGYTTQQVASTAHGLYWSKEPEGEFFYFTENAPGNRIYKTDLKGKVLYTLGSVKAESSTSQKFKFDNPTDVAVAPNGDIYIVDGYGSQLVHRFDKNFKHLKTIGGKGTDHGKFNTCHGVWVSTLGSEPEVYIADRANNRLEVFSLDLEYKRTVPGFRLPCCFYQADGHLFVPELGSRVTVLDAKDKVVAHLGDGAGMKPADIPNNPDKFSTPHALTVDSKGNLYVIEWLPYGRPRKFAKVTA from the coding sequence ATGGAATCGGAATATCTCTTCCCACGCCGCATGGATCGCCGCCAATTGATGCAATGGGCCGCCGCTGGTGCCGCCGCCGTGACCATGGGCCAATGGGCCGCCGCCGCTCCCGGCGACAAATCCGTCAAGATTGGCTCCGGTGCCATGACCTTCGAGTTGCAGCCCGAATGGGGCACACTCCCGATGGGGATGAAATACGGCTTCGGGTGCGCGGTGGTCGTCGATTCGCAAGATCGCGTCTATGTGACCAGCCGCTCCACCTCGCCGTGCGTCGCCGTCTTCGACAAAGAAGGCAAGCTGCTGGAAACCTGGTCCAAAGACTTCGCCGACTCGGTGGGGTACACCACCCAGCAAGTCGCCAGCACGGCGCATGGCCTCTATTGGAGCAAGGAACCCGAAGGCGAATTCTTCTACTTCACCGAAAACGCCCCCGGAAATCGCATCTATAAGACCGATCTCAAGGGGAAAGTGCTCTACACGCTCGGCTCGGTGAAAGCAGAATCGTCGACCTCGCAGAAGTTCAAATTCGATAATCCCACCGATGTGGCCGTGGCGCCGAATGGCGATATCTACATCGTCGATGGCTACGGCAGTCAGTTGGTGCATCGCTTCGATAAGAATTTCAAGCATCTCAAGACGATCGGCGGGAAGGGGACCGACCACGGCAAGTTCAACACCTGCCATGGTGTTTGGGTCTCGACGCTGGGCAGTGAGCCGGAAGTGTATATCGCGGATCGAGCGAACAATCGCCTGGAAGTTTTCTCGCTGGATCTGGAATACAAGCGAACGGTTCCCGGTTTCCGCCTGCCGTGCTGCTTCTACCAAGCAGATGGGCACTTGTTTGTGCCGGAACTCGGCTCGCGTGTCACGGTTCTGGATGCGAAAGACAAGGTCGTTGCCCATCTGGGCGACGGCGCCGGAATGAAGCCGGCCGATATCCCGAATAACCCCGATAAGTTCTCAACGCCCCATGCACTGACGGTAGATAGCAAGGGGAATCTGTATGTGATCGAGTGGCTGCCGTATGGCCGTCCCCGCAAGTTCGCCAAGGTGACGGCATAA
- a CDS encoding lactonase family protein: MFGISRRIALGMLSIPVLFPLSASAAEPTPTPESLTVYVGTYTGPKSEGIYSATLNLKTGELSKPKLAGKMVNPSFLAIHPTMPVLYAVGEVSDFQGKKAGGVAAFQIGESGALTLLNQQSSGGTGPCHVVVDAAGKNVLVANYGGGNASVLPIQDGGKLAAATGFVQHRGKSVNSSRQEAPHAHSINLDAANRFAFVADLGLDQVLIYRFDAAKGTITPNEPPFVKLADGAGPRHFAFHPNGKQAFVINELDSTITAMDYDAKSGTLTPTQTLSTLPQGKFPGNSTAEVVVHPSGKFVYGSNRGHNSIAGYAIAADGKLTALGNTQGKFQIPRNFAIDPTGQFLLACGQANHLIEVFRIDSTTGKLTATGSVVEVGSPVCVRFLRGTR; this comes from the coding sequence ATGTTTGGCATCTCACGCCGCATCGCCTTGGGCATGCTCTCCATCCCCGTGCTGTTCCCACTTTCCGCCTCCGCAGCCGAGCCGACGCCAACTCCAGAATCGCTCACGGTCTATGTGGGCACCTATACCGGGCCGAAAAGTGAGGGAATCTATTCCGCGACGCTGAATCTGAAAACCGGCGAACTATCGAAGCCGAAATTGGCCGGGAAGATGGTCAATCCGTCGTTCCTGGCAATTCACCCGACGATGCCTGTGCTGTACGCCGTGGGTGAGGTGTCGGATTTCCAGGGGAAAAAAGCCGGAGGCGTGGCCGCGTTCCAGATCGGCGAATCCGGTGCGTTGACGCTGTTGAATCAGCAATCTTCCGGTGGCACGGGCCCCTGTCATGTGGTGGTGGATGCGGCGGGAAAAAATGTGCTCGTGGCCAATTATGGCGGCGGCAATGCCAGTGTGCTGCCGATTCAAGACGGCGGAAAATTGGCAGCGGCGACTGGATTTGTCCAGCATCGCGGAAAAAGCGTGAATTCCAGTCGGCAGGAAGCGCCGCATGCGCATTCGATCAATCTGGATGCCGCCAATCGATTCGCATTTGTCGCCGATTTGGGGTTGGATCAGGTGCTGATCTATCGCTTCGATGCGGCCAAGGGGACGATCACCCCGAATGAGCCGCCGTTTGTCAAACTCGCGGATGGTGCCGGTCCCCGACATTTCGCATTTCATCCGAATGGCAAGCAAGCCTTCGTCATCAACGAGCTAGATTCCACGATTACGGCGATGGATTACGATGCGAAGTCGGGCACGCTCACGCCCACGCAAACGCTTTCGACGTTGCCCCAGGGGAAATTTCCGGGCAACAGCACCGCAGAAGTGGTGGTGCATCCATCCGGGAAGTTCGTCTACGGTTCCAATCGCGGCCATAATTCGATTGCCGGGTATGCCATTGCTGCCGATGGCAAGCTGACCGCATTGGGCAATACGCAGGGCAAATTCCAGATTCCGCGCAATTTTGCGATCGATCCCACTGGCCAATTTTTGCTCGCCTGCGGACAAGCAAACCATCTCATCGAAGTGTTTCGCATCGATTCAACGACTGGGAAACTGACTGCGACGGGATCGGTTGTGGAAGTGGGTTCGCCAGTTTGTGTGCGCTTCCTGCGAGGAACTCGTTGA
- a CDS encoding DoxX family protein has product MRATRIAGWVMHVPVAGLMIMAGTFKLLGMIPPEEMAKMQESGMAEKITTIAIGEIIAALLLLLPRTLPLGALVTSGFWGGVICTHWTKNEPIAVWCVFLTLTWIGAFLRSPGMFASMWGKPSATSSAS; this is encoded by the coding sequence ATGCGAGCGACACGAATTGCAGGCTGGGTGATGCATGTGCCGGTGGCGGGGCTGATGATCATGGCCGGGACATTCAAACTCCTGGGGATGATTCCACCCGAAGAAATGGCGAAGATGCAGGAATCGGGGATGGCCGAGAAAATCACCACCATCGCCATTGGCGAAATCATCGCCGCGTTGCTCCTCTTGCTGCCGCGAACCTTGCCGTTGGGGGCGTTGGTCACCAGCGGATTTTGGGGCGGCGTCATCTGCACGCACTGGACGAAAAATGAACCCATCGCCGTGTGGTGTGTGTTTCTGACATTGACGTGGATTGGGGCGTTCTTGCGCTCGCCGGGAATGTTCGCGAGCATGTGGGGGAAACCTTCCGCCACCTCGTCCGCGTCGTGA
- a CDS encoding pirin family protein, translating to MLMFHHRDRRGAFDHGWLKTYHSFSFGEFYDPNRMRFRTLRVMNEDYVLPGQGFGMHPHRDMEILTYVISGSIEHRDSLGSRGVISAGEWQRMTAGSGILHSEYNPSSEEQLHLYQIWLLPNQKGLPPSYEQRVFAPLEQTGWRWIASIDGRNDSLKIHQDSSLLRGRIDAGQTLHHPLAAGRGAWVQAVAGDLVVNGQRLLPGDGLAVEDESQLELVATVDSEVLAFDLA from the coding sequence ATGTTGATGTTTCATCATCGGGATCGACGCGGCGCGTTCGATCATGGTTGGCTAAAGACGTACCATTCGTTTTCGTTCGGCGAATTTTACGATCCGAATCGGATGCGCTTTCGCACCTTGCGGGTGATGAACGAAGACTATGTCCTTCCAGGACAAGGGTTTGGCATGCACCCGCACCGAGATATGGAGATTCTCACCTATGTGATTTCCGGCTCGATTGAGCATCGGGATTCGCTCGGGTCGCGCGGCGTGATTTCGGCGGGCGAATGGCAACGGATGACCGCCGGTTCAGGGATTCTGCACAGTGAGTATAATCCTTCGAGCGAAGAACAGTTGCATCTGTACCAAATTTGGTTATTACCGAATCAAAAGGGATTACCTCCATCGTATGAGCAACGGGTATTTGCTCCGTTGGAACAGACAGGCTGGCGTTGGATTGCCAGCATCGATGGTCGGAATGATTCGCTGAAGATTCATCAAGACAGCTCGTTGCTGCGGGGGCGAATTGATGCCGGGCAGACGCTGCATCATCCGCTGGCGGCCGGGCGTGGGGCGTGGGTGCAGGCGGTGGCCGGGGATCTGGTCGTGAATGGGCAACGCTTGCTGCCCGGCGATGGGCTGGCGGTCGAAGACGAATCGCAATTGGAATTGGTGGCGACGGTCGATTCGGAAGTCTTGGCATTCGATTTGGCGTAA